One Triticum dicoccoides isolate Atlit2015 ecotype Zavitan chromosome 5B, WEW_v2.0, whole genome shotgun sequence genomic window carries:
- the LOC119306074 gene encoding uncharacterized protein LOC119306074 — translation METRFVISAPGLVILELDDCVGWTPLLESLPSLVTAFINAGPYCRDNCRNSSNRDCGLESCVECYGIDDCVLLQGLSGATNLELITQKSMVFRNDIKWSPMFSKVKTLLLGDWCMAANFCGLVYFLQHSPILQRLTLELASRSEEFHIETSEIYKPTEQFLVSKHLKSVKINHVKDDKRIHQLLTVLAYHGVHLELINIEEKEDACERLSFQNKQ, via the exons ATGGAAACCCGGTTTGTTATTTCTGCACCGGGTCTGGTTATCTTGGAACTAGACGACTGTGTGGGTTGGACTCCGTTGCTTGAGAGTCTGCCATCATTGGTAACGGCATTTATCAACGCTGGACCCTACTGCAGAGATAATTGTAGAAATAGTTCTAACAGGGACTGTGGTCTTGAGTCATGTGTGGAGTGCTATGGTATAGATGATTGTGTGCTTCTCCAAGGTTTATCAGGCGCTACGAATTTAGAGCTGATAACCCAAAAGTCTATG GTCTTCAGAAATGATATAAAATGGTCCCCTATGTTTAGCAAGGTAAAAACATTGTTGCTCGGTGACTGGTGTATGGCTGCTAACTTCTGTGGACTAGTTTACTTTCTCCAGCACTCACCAATTCTACAGAGGCTTACGCTTGAACTTGCTAGTCGCTCTGAG GAATTTCACATTGAAACGAGTGAAATCTACAAGCCAACGGAACAATTTTTGGTGTCAAAACATCTCAAGTCAGTCAAAATCAATCATGTGAAAGACGATAAAAGGATTCACCAATTATTGACGGTCCTTGCTTATCATGGAGTACATTTGGAACTAATAAACATTGAGGAGAAGGAGGACGCTTGTGAAC GCTTAAGTTTTCAGAACAAGCAGTAG